A single region of the Streptomyces sp. ITFR-16 genome encodes:
- a CDS encoding winged helix-turn-helix domain-containing protein — protein MLRVHFTSEDLARVRVAPGPDFLWEISNSVQTLQRRDGERVFGTWRRWVRPRLSAGPRLLSSLLPPHGYSPDFLTPTCGDRATLQASVDTLLSTPRPRLRTELTQLASSLQLPSWVRSLAGGDAETLRQLGGALRTYQREALAPYWRRVHADVEADRAVRLHSLLDGGTEGLLTGLGPQFRWRAPVLEVTYPVEQDLHLRGRGLVLQPSFFCWPTPITLADGDLPPVLVHPIQHTPDWAGPARPAEDAGPLGPLLGHTRAGILRATRTGCSTVEAARLLDVTHPAVSQHLNVLRAAGLVTTVRRAGRSLHVATAEGRALLAAEERAHGRPSPSV, from the coding sequence ATGTTACGGGTGCACTTCACGTCCGAGGACCTGGCGCGGGTCCGGGTGGCGCCCGGCCCGGACTTCCTCTGGGAGATCAGCAACAGCGTGCAGACCCTGCAACGCCGCGACGGCGAAAGGGTGTTCGGCACCTGGCGGCGCTGGGTGCGGCCACGGCTCTCGGCCGGACCCCGGCTGCTCTCCTCCCTGCTGCCCCCGCACGGCTACTCCCCGGACTTCCTCACCCCCACCTGCGGCGACCGCGCCACCCTGCAGGCCTCGGTCGACACCCTGCTGAGCACCCCGCGCCCCCGGCTGCGCACCGAGCTGACCCAGCTCGCCTCCTCGCTCCAGCTCCCCAGCTGGGTCAGGTCACTGGCCGGTGGTGACGCGGAGACCCTGCGGCAGCTGGGCGGAGCCCTGCGTACCTACCAGCGGGAGGCGCTCGCGCCGTACTGGCGCCGCGTCCACGCCGATGTCGAGGCCGACCGCGCCGTCCGGCTGCACAGCCTCCTGGACGGCGGCACGGAGGGGCTGCTGACCGGGCTCGGACCGCAGTTCCGCTGGCGGGCGCCGGTGCTGGAGGTGACCTACCCGGTCGAGCAGGACCTTCATCTGCGCGGGCGCGGCCTGGTGCTGCAGCCCTCGTTCTTCTGCTGGCCCACCCCGATCACGCTGGCCGACGGGGATCTGCCGCCCGTTCTGGTCCATCCGATCCAGCACACCCCGGACTGGGCCGGGCCCGCCCGCCCCGCCGAGGACGCCGGTCCGCTGGGACCGCTGCTCGGGCACACCCGCGCGGGCATCCTGCGGGCGACCCGCACGGGCTGCTCGACCGTCGAGGCCGCCCGGCTCCTGGACGTCACCCACCCCGCCGTCAGCCAGCATCTGAACGTGCTGAGAGCGGCGGGACTGGTCACCACCGTGCGCAGAGCCGGACGCTCCCTCCATGTCGCGACCGCCGAGGGGCGCGCCCTGCTGGCCGCCGAGGAGCGCGCCCACGGCAGGCCCTCGCCGTCGGTGTGA